From the Arctopsyche grandis isolate Sample6627 chromosome 11, ASM5162203v2, whole genome shotgun sequence genome, one window contains:
- the LOC143919121 gene encoding uncharacterized protein LOC143919121: protein MECRLCLRSAPAESSVSIFGDPHPERLEQRIRTCCQIYVKRDDGLPNTVCLSCITNLESLISFRKACLRSNETSQVRLDDCLNIKTEEVLLEELIWDDEPSLPTIQQKNCEISTKLVLHTGEKPFKCDICLKSYTRKSSLKSHEKLHTGIKPYKCDTCLKSFIHKYELLLHLRSHTGEKPYQCEICLKSFAQKSSLLSHEKLHFGIKPHKCETCSKSFSRKYSLDLHKKLHTGIKPHKCETCLKSFIHKYELVLHLRSHTGEKPYHCEICLKSFAQKSNLRLHQKTHTGIQPYKCDICLKPFYRKYDLVLHLRSHTGDKPYKCEICLKSFTRKCSLMLHKQTHSGIKPHKCDICLKSFYHKSTLVKHEKFHTGVTPNP, encoded by the exons atggagtgcaggctttgtcttcgATCAGCTCCTgccgagtcttccgtctccatcttcggcgatcctcatccagagcgtctggagcaacgcattcggacctgctgtcaaatttat gttaaaagagacGACGGGTTGCCGAacacggtgtgtctttcgtgtatcACCAATCTGGAATCGttaatcagctttcgaaaggcttgtttacGAAGCAACGAAACATCTCAAGTGAGGTTGGACGATTGCTTGAatatcaagactgaagaagttttgttggaagagttaatatgggacgatgagccttcattACCGacaattcaacaaaaaaattgtgaaattagTACAAAACTTGTTTTACATACTGGAGAAAAGccgttcaaatgtgacatttgtttaaaatcgtataCTCGAAAATCTAGCCTTaaatcacatgaaaaattgcatactgggataaaaccatataaatgtgacacttgtttaaaatcgtttattcataaatatgaaCTTTTgctacatttaagatctcacacgggagaaaagccttaccagtgtgaaatttgtttaaaatcatttgctcaaaaatctagcctcctgtcacatgaaaaattgcattttgggataaaaccacacaaatgtgaaacttgttcaaaatcattttctcgaaaatatagccttgatttacataaaaaattgcacactgggataaaaccacacaaatgtgaaacttgtttaaaatcgtttattcataaatatgaacttgtgctacatttaagatctcacacgggagaAAAGCCTTACcattgtgaaatttgtttaaaatcatttgctcaaaaatctaacctcaGGTTACATCAAAAAACACATACTGGGAtacaaccatacaaatgtgacatttgtttaaaaccattttatcgaaaatatgatcttgtgttacatttaaggtctcacacgggggataagccttacaagtgtgaaatttgtttaaaatcatttactcgaaagtGTAGCCTCATGTTACATAAACAAACGcattctgggataaaaccacacaaatgtgacatttgtttaaaatcgttttacCATAAATCTACCCTTGtgaaacatgaaaaatttcatactggtgttacaccgaatccatga
- the LOC143919066 gene encoding zinc finger MYM-type protein 1-like, translating to MEKRRYKSGSLKRKERQETKKQKSAKYCRSITDFIVPQPLPASMSSCATNNQETRNNTHGDDVLTSELQEQERNSLDIETRISASYINQPRPSTSGFIIPVSVQTIFPIVATSAHIPIVSTSDKELDITSDINSEAHDVIEPTQEKKCTTGIFQYPSRDNLKQFFAEHPFQPVSDLPFDARLYERNTMNDSVPRNWLTYNIENKCLYCSYCLAFECPKSDSSSFVHGFSDYRRISQNLAVHESTTTHVRNVHQYISVVNNGTLDNFFASSLIQKKEKVLKQRSIVMRIIDIIKMLGKQAVSFRSHRNESAYTLDDEASNHGNFLASVQLMAKYDTIIAAHVSAVQKKSYQRMKRLKHQGKAGNKGRGGLITYLSKTTVNRLIHIMKTMIPERISHEVFEAKYYSIQVDSTQDNTIIDQFSIIIRYVHKSIVYERLLSIVPCNDGTGQGLFNLLTEKLQHLNIDPKNCISDSTDGAASYHGEYNGLQSKLANMADQHVHIWCYAHVLNLVVTETTKCCVSAVSFFNLLQNLATFINGSYKRMSVWIGVVEKQLGQEKMKRLKLIGETRWSGKSNAATTIFGHFNDPTASTFVNLLTCLSMIQDSDKFDAKTKHEATYLLQSLQKFETILTAFTYLYIFETTAPLSSYLQTNCLDMFTAWSLVDTATTKLMEQKRTFHNVHSKAFEFVTICNDMISMINMDENQTLEIDSIETALPVKRQRKKKRMADEVTNDEGNSSDPLADFRITVFNLIMDRIVQSLQSRFIHHKQLYKDLSWLDPANFKIIAEKGLDDIALDGVVKFFPLIKRGNVKLELVSFASNFDILKLLLQISESEDDSSSCKTCRTCPSCVLKILSSNRLHDKAYDNLYELYKIVSTLSVTQVQCERTFSKLKIIKNRLRNTLSEENLENFMFLSIEKQMLDDLDAEEIINRYAQASKGLKRLLIYS from the coding sequence ATGGAAAAGAGAAGGTATAAATCTGGATCACTAAAACGCAAAGAACGCCAAGAAACAAAAAAACAGAAGTCAGCCAAGTATTGCAGATCTATTACAGATTTTATAGTACCACAACCACTTCCCGCATCAATGTCCAGTTGCGCAACAAATAATCAAGAAACAAGAAACAATACTCATGGCGATGATGTATTGACAAGTGAGTTGCAAGAACAAGAAAGAAATTCTTTGGATATAGAGACAAGAATAAGTGCATCCTATATTAATCAACCCAGGCCCAGTACTTCAGGCTTCATTATTCCGGTATCTGTACAGACTATATTTCCTATAGTTGCAACATCCGCGCATATACCTATAGTTTCAACTAGTGACAAGGAATTAGATATTACTTCAGACATAAATTCTGAGGCACATGATGTTATTGAACCTacacaagaaaaaaaatgtactacTGGAATATTTCAATATCCATCGCGAGACAATCTGAAACAATTTTTTGCTGAACATCCATTTCAGCCTGTAAGTGATCTACCATTTGATGCTCGATTATATGAGAGAAACACTATGAATGATTCAGTCCCAAGAAATTGGCTAACATATAACATAGAAAATAAGTGCTTATATTGTTCATATTGCTTAGCGTTTGAGTGTCCCAAATCGGATTCATCATCATTTGTACATGGCTTTAGTGACTACAGACGTATTAGCCAGAACTTGGCTGTGCACGAATCGACAACAACCCATGTGCGAAATGTTCATCAATATATCAGTGTGGTTAATAATGGAACattagataatttttttgcgtcatcattaattcaaaagaaagaaaaggTACTAAAGCAAAGAAGTATTGTCATGAGGATTATAGACATCATAAAGATGTTAGGCAAGCAAGCAGTTTCTTTTCGAAGTCACAGAAATGAATCGGCCTATACTCTGGATGATGAAGCTTCGAATCATGGTAATTTTTTGGCTTCAGTGCAGTTGATGGCAAAATATGACACCATTATAGCAGCTCACGTTTCTGCAGtgcaaaaaaagtcatatcaAAGAATGAAACGACTTAAGCACCAAGGAAAGGCGGGAAATAAAGGCCGTGGTGGACTAATTACCTACTTGAGCAAAACAACTGTTAATAGGTTAATCCATATTATGAAAACTATGATTCCAGAAAGAATTAGTCATGAAGTTTTTGAAGCAAAATATTATTCTATCCAGGTTGATTCAACACAGGATAATACAATCATCGATCAATTTAGCATCATTATTCGGTATGTGCATAAAAGCATTGTCTATGAGCGCCTACTTTCAATTGTGCCGTGTAATGATGGTACAGGACAGggactttttaatttattgactgAAAAGTTGCAACATCTTAATATTGaccctaaaaattgtatatctgaTAGCACCGATGGTGCTGCAAGCTACCATGGAGAGTATAATGGTTTGCAGAGTAAACTTGCTAACATGGCAGATCAACATGTTCATATATGGTGTTATGCCCATGTCTTAAATTTGGTAGTAACTGAAACCACAAAATGTTGTGTGTCTgcagtttctttttttaatttgcttcaAAATTTAGCAACTTTTATAAATGGATCATATAAGAGAATGTCTGTGTGGATAGGAGTTGTTGAAAAACAACTGGGGCAAGAAAAGATGAAAAGATTAAAACTAATTGGTGAAACCAGGTGGTCGGGAAAATCTAATGCAGCAACAACAATATTTGGACATTTTAATGATCCCACTGCTAGTACTTTCGTAAATCTACTTACATGCTTATCAATGATACAGGATTCAGACAAGTTTGATGCAAAAACGAAGCACGAAGCCACTTATTTACTCCAGAGTCTTCAAAAGTTTGAAACCATATTGACAGCATTTACttacttgtacatatttgaaaccaCAGCCCCCTTGTCTAGTTATTTACAAACAAATTGTTTAGATATGTTTACTGCATGGAGTTTGGTAGATACAGCAACAACAAAGTTGATGGAACAGAAAAGAACATTCCATAATGTTCACAGTAAGGCTTTCGAATTCGTAACAATATGTAATgatatgatttcaatgattaatATGGATGAAAATCAAACATTGGAAATTGATTCTATAGAAACAGCGTTGCCTGTTAAAAGACAAAGGAAGAAGAAAAGAATGGCAGATGAAGTAACTAATGATGAAGGAAATTCTTCGGATCCTCTGGCTGATTttcgaataactgtatttaaccTTATAATGGATCGCATTGTCCAATCGCTACAATCACGATTTATACATCACAAGCAGTTGTATAAAGATTTATCTTGGTTGGACccagctaattttaaaattattgcagAAAAAGGCCTTGATGATATTGCATTGGATGGTGTTGTGAAGTTCTTTCCACTAATCAAAAGAGGCAATGTAAAATTAGAATTGGTTTCATTTGCctcaaattttgatatattgaagCTATTACTTCAAATTAGTGAGAGTGAGGATGACAGCAGCAGCTGTAAAACTTGCAGAACATGTCCATCGtgcgttttaaaaattttatcgtcGAACAGACTACACGACAAAGCGTATGATAACCTATATGAATTATACAAAATCGTCTCCACACTCTCAGTTACACAAGTGCAATGTGAGAGGacgttttcaaaattaaaaataattaagaacaGACTGAGAAATACGTTGTCTGaagaaaatttagaaaattttatgttCCTTTCTATTGAGAAGCAAATGTTAGATGATTTGGATGCAGAAGAAATTATTAACAGATATGCACAAGCGTCGAAAGGACTCAAACGTTTGCTAATATACtcttaa